From Apis mellifera strain DH4 linkage group LG5, Amel_HAv3.1, whole genome shotgun sequence, the proteins below share one genomic window:
- the LOC413021 gene encoding papilin isoform X5, with the protein MTRHRCTWSSVLLIFIIGLCLHDVLAKHHHIKLRHERHRRQHGESHLPSSFVLDTDEAERGTWGPWSSASSCSRSCGGGVAHQTRQCLDVDDNGYSRCTGASRRFFSCNIQECPGEAKDFRAEQCAEFNSVPFEGIYYDWIPYTGGPNKCELNCMPRGERFFYRHKLMVIDGTPCEVEKNDVCVGGKCMPVGCDMMLGSDVKEDACRECGGDGSNCNTVSGLFDTDDLQAGYIDIILIPKGATNVVIKEIKPSNNYLAIRNTSGHYYLNGNWRIDFPRSLKFTGTIFHYSRDPQGFSAPDTITALGPTNEPIYVVLLYQDHNVGVHYEYSVPKRVSQQTDADSYTWITDEFSSCSATCGGGYQSRHVACVRRRDNQQVDESLCDPQLEPADTEACNVDPCPPVWVEGEWGPCSKHCGKGGEQTREIKCEQVISGEIPTLVDDSQCLKKIGPKGPTKQECNKDVPCPQFHVGPWKPCDHLCGPGKQTRRVTCYTKVDGKIQVLEDQACEGDVPEREKPCELRPCAGLDWITSNWSGCDDKCGLSQETRIIYCATQDGIIYPDEKCSLEKPESVRDCESKKECEVLWFASQWSDCSAKCGSGVQTRKVFCGTFEGETVTKVPDEKCDPAKRFNDTKNCTAEECKAEWFSGPWSKCSKPCGSGTMMRKVFCVKNETKNMTLKCNSNAIMFFSEDCNVQPCESDEVIPVQPDKIKDLTEEDDECEVYEDEDFVTVSSSLTLSDKSSKMSDLTEATPLSSPSTDNSTGNDMDDLMLNDDGATRGDISPREMENAEGSGTDFTDTFFYTYTSEFESTFEGSGTSEITEENELFTTESGMMETDVTEETVEGSTMDSTDESVTQETLASGETDITTESGATEATTVSSESEATEATSMTESMETEDTGPSESTESGPTTFSSESESTVTEQEMTEESVSTDIKPDGTDKTTETSVTEETTESGSIEPTMSTESGMTEESTESGATTESGATTESGATTESGATTESGAITESGATTESGATTESEASTESEAPIESGATTESEAPTESGATTESGVTTESGATTESMPTEITESTESGATTESEGTTESGATTEFEGTTESGVTTESGATTESVSTEATESTESGATTIESGPTETTVSGETTESGATTTEETTISGETTESSETTESGTTESGETTVSGVTESTVSGLTPVTDEEETEVTEKTHVTEFWTTLAPEEVTRKHRVCKVPKKKKTCKAMSFGCCYDGITAALGPFSEGCPTAQTCNETKHGCCPDGVSPATGPENKGCPESLCDETLFGCCPDGVTIAEGNDFEGCKKPCNKTEFGCCPDNETPASGENNMGCCNGTKFGCCPDGIKPASGPDDEGCEEEITSITPLTEEYETTTVQEDCSNSTYGCCPNGISIATGANFEGCGIINAENCTISYFGCCPDGVSPALGPNNYGCHMLCENSTYGCCEDGITPAHGPNREGCCLSTQYKCCPDNILPAHGPDFYGCGCQYTRFGCCPDNSTTARGPNNEGCGCKYTPHGCCPNRFTPATGPNYDGCPCYTYQFGCCSDGVTIAKGPHGQGCGCENTEFKCCSDGRTPAKGPNFAGCTCDASKYGCCSDGVEEAQGENFEGCLSVPSTPGAACALERDRGPCRDFTVKWYFDTEYGGCSRFWYGGCEGNDNRFKTQEECKEVCVQPKGKDACFLPKISGPCEGYFPTWYYDSGRKQCGQFVYGGCLGNANKFKTREECEELCVTPDDLDPCDQTKESGPCEGNFTRWYFNAESQACEQFLYGGCKGNDNNFPTEIACHQQCLQPGRRRDSCLLPRAEGNCGEKQSRWYFDQSENRCMPFYYTGCGGNKNNFESRDACESDCPAKVEQDTCLLPALLGECHNYTQRWYYDSYEQQCRQFYYGGCGGNENNFVTEQDCINRCQTTITTPAPVREIEFKPEFCFLPDSYGPCSNEQIKWFYDSREGICKQFRYGGCQSNGNNFNNREECEYRCGDVQDACTLPKVVGPCSGFVKQYYYDYRADSCYEFEYSGCQGNKNRFQDKESCEKRCQKQVVQTETTPNITVTLAPSLETVSKSPICYTPVDPGSCNSDITAFYYDSHNQMCQAFLYGGCEGNANRFQTEEQCERLCGKFYGQDTCNLPPDSGECRGYFQKYYYDSVNRVCREFSYSGCEGNANRFSSMAECESVCIHHEEPVPPGNDTNLLSLSSCKEQVDSGSCTSGATKRFFFDVEEQTCRTFIYTGCGGNRNRFKTFESCISTCLSTTNEIDVDSGKDIKDPCTEAREECQTIRCPYGKEAFVDSQDCERCRCVDPCRTQICPDNTKCAITLVATKDGTEYKGVCRSVMKPGRCPNVSNSTRCEQECLTDADCSGDMKCCNNGCGASCIEPATEEIISTSPRSFVTPPVVGAEPASIKQPEEPKVSAQEGSYVTLKCITLGNPRPMITWRKSTTLIAPSEARRRILPDGSLQIINLDRYDGGTYVCTADNGLGPPVRAEYQLTVTEPKELAAAILGEPDARVTVAINSPISLHCYAWGWPRPFVTWWRGERMLPLASEIYEQDSEYTLLIRTVTLQTLGVYTCQAFNAIGRAASWSITLQAIGPVYNIKPEFEQYMKYLIEAPKKAEKPRYPYRPDRTQTPDYRQIYEASNTTRQNIQISTVSPIGWTTSEYGRKFRVPVTANITIGQNQFPEGSDVNIACHVDGYPIARVSWYKDNEIIHPNNRIQITEMNRLVISDANREDSGRYRCEASNDYSSASAMVDIQVAGIFIHPNCQDNSFFAKCDLIVKAKYCTHKYYAKFCCRSCTEAGQLPSRGPHLNNSKRRRRYILKSLI; encoded by the exons CATCACATAAAATTGAGGCACGAAAGACATCGCCGACAACATGGGGAGAGCCATCTGCCAAGCAGTTTTGTGCTGGACACGGACGAGGCTGAACGAGGAACTTGGGGGCCCTGGTCGTCGGCCAGCTCCTGTTCCAGGTCGTGTGGGGGTGGTGTCGCCCATCAGACCAGGCAGTGTCTCGATGTCGA CGACAATGGGTACAGCAGGTGCACCGGTGCATCGAGGCGATTCTTCTCCTGCAACATTCAG GAATGTCCGGGCGAGGCGAAGGACTTCCGCGCGGAGCAGTGCGCGGAATTTAACAGCGTGCCATTCGAGGGAATTTACTACGA TTGGATTCCGTACACGGGCGGGCCGAACAAGTGCGAATTGAATTGCATGCCGCGAGGCGAGCGTTTCTTCTACAGACACAAGCTGATGGTGATAGACGGGACGCCGTGCGAGGTGGAGAAGAACGACGTGTGCGTCGGAGGCAAATGCATG CCTGTTGGATGTGACATGATGCTTGGAAGCGACGTGAAGGAGGATGCTTGCAGGGAATGCGGAGGAGATGGGTCTAATTGTAATACCGTTTCCGGTTTGTTCGATACGGATGATCTTCAAGCGG gATACATCGATATCATACTGATTCCCAAAGGAGCAACGAACGTTGTGATAAAGGAGATCAAACCCTCGAACAATTATTTAG CTATTAGAAACACTTCGGGCCATTATTATCTAAATGGAAACTGGAGGATAGATTTCCCGCGAAGCTTGAAATTCACCGGGACTATATTCCATTATTCGAGAGATCCGCAAGGTTTCTCAGCACCCGATACCATTACAGCCTTGGGACCGACGAATGAGCCAATTTACGTGGTG CTCCTTTATCAAGACCACAACGTTGGGGTTCACTACGAGTACAGCGTGCCGAAGAGGGTTTCCCAGCAAACAGACGCGGATAGCTATACGTGGATAACCGACGAATTTTCCAGCTGTAGCGCGACTTGCGGTGGAG gtTATCAATCTAGACACGTGGCCTGCGTACGAAGAAGGGATAACCAACAGGTGGATGAGAGCCTTTGCGATCCACAGTTGGAACCAGCTGACACAGAGGCATGTAACGTGGACCCGTGTCCACCTGTGTGGGTGGAGGGCGAATGGGGCCCTTGCAGCAAACACTGCGGCAAAGGAGGTGAGCAGACCAGAGAGATCAAATGCGAGCAGGTCATCTCCGGTGAAATTCCCACATTGGTAGACGATAGTCAGTGTCTGAAGAAGATAGGACCAAAAGGTCCGACCAAGCAGGAATGTAACAAGGATGTACCGTGCCCGCAATTCCACGTGGGACCCTGGAAACCG TGTGATCATTTGTGCGGACCGGGGAAGCAAACCAGAAGAGTGACCTGTTACACGAAGGTGGACGGGAAGATTCAAGTGCTGGAGGATCAGGCATGCGAGGGAGACGTTCCAGAGCGTGAGAAACCTTGCGAATTGAGACCTTGCGCCGGCCTCGACTGGATCACGTCGAATTGGAGTGGA TGCGACGACAAATGTGGACTTAGCCAAGAAACCAGGATCATATACTGCGCCACTCAGGATGGAATCATTTATCCGGATGAAAAATGCAGCCTCGAAAAGCCTGAATCGGTGCGAGATTGCGAGAGCAAAAAGGAATGCGAAGTTCTCTGGTTCGCTTCTCAATGGAGCGAC TGTTCAGCGAAATGTGGGTCAGGTGTGCAGACACGCAAGGTGTTCTGTGGTACGTTCGAAGGTGAAACGGTGACGAAAGTGCCAGACGAAAAATGCGACCCCGCCAAGAGATTCAACGACACGAAAAATTGCACAGCCGAAGAGTGCAAAGCAGAATGGTTCTCTGGCCCATGGAGCAAG TGTTCGAAACCATGCGGCAGTGGCACGATGATGCGCAAAGTGTTTTGCGTGAAGAATGAGACGAAGAACATGACGTTAAAATGTAACAGCAATGCGATCATGTTCTTCTCGGAAGATTGCAACGTTCAACCATGCGAATCAG atGAAGTGATACCTGTGCAACCAGATAAGATCAAAGATCTTACCGAGGAGGATGATGAATGTGAAGTATATGAGGACGAAGACTTTGTGACTGTCTCATCTAGTCTTACGCTTAGC GATAAATCCAGCAAAATGTCAGACCTTACTGAGGCAACTCCCCTAAGTTCACCAAGCACAGACAATTCTACTGGAAACGACATGGACGATTTAATGCTCAATGATGATGGTGCCACTCGAGGCGACATATCTCCTAGAGAAATGGAAAATGCTGAAGGAAGCGGAACAGATTTTACCGATACGTTTTTCTATACTTATACATCGGAATTTGAATCAACATTCGAAGGAAGTGGAACCAGTGAAATCACAGAAGAAAACGAATTGTTTACAACAGAGTCTGGAATGATGGAAACTGATGTTACCGAGGAGACTGTCGAAGGATCCACCATGGATTCCACCGATGAATCGGTGACGCAAGAAACTCTAGCATCTGGAG aAACAGATATAACAACCGAATCAGGCGCAACTGAAGCAACGACAGTTTCTTCTGAGAGCGAAGCAACTGAAGCCACATCGATGACAGAATCTATGGAGACTGAAGATACTGGGCCGTCAGAATCCACTGAATCAGGTCCAACAACCTTTTCATCGGAAAGTGAAAGCACAGTTACGGAACAAGAGATGACTGAAGAATCTGTATCAACAGATATAAAACCTGATGGCACAGATAAGACTACAGAAACAAGTGTTACTGAAGAAACTACTGAATCAGGATCTATAGAACCAACAATGTCGACAGAATCAGGAATGACAGAAGAAAGTACAGAATCTGGAGCCACAACAGAATCTGGAGCCACAACAGAATCTGGAGCTACAACAGAATCTGGAGCCACAACAGAATCTGGAGCCATAACAGAATCTGGAGCCACAACAGAATCTGGAGCCACAACAGAATCTGAAGCCTCAACAGAATCTGAAGCCCCAATAGAATCTGGAGCCACAACAGAATCTGAAGCCCCAACAGAATCTGGAGCCACAACAGAATCTGGAGTTACAACAGAATCTGGAGCTACAACAGAATCTATGCCAACTGAAATTACAGAATCAACAGAATCTGGAGCTACAACAGAATCTGAAGGTACAACGGAATCTGGAGCCACAACAGAATTTGAAGGTACAACAGAATCTGGAGTCACTACAGAATCTGGAGCAACAACTGAATCAGTATCAACAGAAGCTACTGAATCAACGGAATCTGGAGCGACAACCATAGAATCTGGCCCGACAGAAACTACTGTATCTGGTGAAACTACAGAATCTGGTGCAACAACAACAGAAGAAACGACGATTTCCGGCGAGACTACCGAATCGAGTGAAACTACAGAATCTGGTACAACTGAGAGTGGTGAAACAACTGTTTCTGGAGTGACAGAGTCAACTGTTTCCGGATTGACACCGGTTACTGATGAAGAAGAGACCGAAGTAACTGAGAAAACACACGTAACTGAATTCTGGACAACACTCGCTCCGGAAGAGGTCACACGCAAACATCGCGTCTGCAAGGTGCCTAAGAAGAAAAAGACCTGCAAAGCCATGTCGTTTGGTTGCTGTTACGATGGAATCACTGCAGCGCTAGGACCATTTAGCGAAGGATGTCCCACGGCCCAGACTTGCAATGAGACCAAACACGGTTGCTGTCCTGATGGAGTATCACCAGCCACTGGCCCAGAGAACAAAGGCTGTCCCGAATCTCTCTGCGATGAAACATTGTTCGGTTGTTGTCCAGATGGAGTTACCATTGCTGAAGGTAATGATTTCGAAGGATGCAAGAAACCTTGCAACAAGACAGAATTTGGATGCTGTCCGGATAACGAGACACCGGCTAGTGGAGAGAATAACATGGGATGCTGCAATGGCACTAAATTTGGTTGTTGTCCCGATGGAATCAAGCCTGCTTCTGGACCAGATGATGAAGGTTGCGAGGAGGAGATCACTTCTATCACTCCACTTACTGAAGAATATGAAACGACCACTGTGCAGGAAGATTGTTCGAATTCCACCTATGGATGTTGTCCGAATGGTATTTCCATTGCAACTGGCGCCAATTTCGAGGGATGTGGTATTATCAATGCGGAGAACTGTACTATATCGTACTTTGGATGTTGTCCTGATGGAGTATCACCAg CTCTTGGGCCTAATAATTACGGATGCCACATGCTCTGTGAAAATAGCACCTATGGTTGTTGCGAAGATGGTATTACTCCTGCACATGGTCCCAACAGAGAAGGTTGTTGTCTATCGACACAATACAAATGTTGTCCGGATAACATACTTCCTGCTCATGGTCCCGATTTCTACGGCTGTGGATGTCAATACACGAGATTCGGATGTTGCCCCGATAATAGTACCACTGCTCGTGGACCGAACAACGAGGGTTGCGGATGCAAATACACGCCTCATGGTTGCTGTCCAAATCGTTTTACGCCGGCCACAGGACCGAATTACGATGGTTGTCCGTGTTATACGTATCAGTTTGGTTGTTGTTCTGATGGTGTCACCATTGCGAAAGGACCACATGGACAAg GCTGCGGTTGCGAGAATACGGAATTCAAATGCTGTTCAGATGGAAGAACACCAGCAAAGGGCCCGAACTTTGCCGGATGCACTTGCGATGCCTCGAAATACGGATGTTGTTCTGATGGTGTGGAAGAAGCTCAAGGAGAGAATTTCGAGGGATGTCTCTCAGTTCCATCCACCCCAGGAGCGGCTTGCGCGTTGGAAAGAGATAGAGGACCATGTCGAGATTTCACTGTTAAATGGTACTTTGACACAGAATATGGTGGATGTTCAAGATTTTGGTATGGAGGCTGCGAAGGTAACGACAATCGATTCAAGACTCAGGAAGAATGTAAAGAAGTGTGTGTGCAACCTAAAGGAAaag ATGCTTGTTTCTTACCAAAGATCTCTGGACCCTGTGAAGGCTATTTCCCTACATGGTATTACGATTCTGGCAGAAAGCAGTGTGGTCAGTTTGTCTATGGTGGATGTCTTGGTAatgcgaataaatttaaaaccagAGAAGAATGCGAGGAACTTTGTGTCACTCCTGATGATCTGG ATCCTTGCGACCAAACGAAAGAATCAGGTCCCTGCGAGGGTAACTTTACTAGATGGTATTTCAATGCAGAATCACAAGCTTGCGAGCAATTCCTGTATGGTGGATGCAAAGGAAATGATAATAACTTCCCAACGGAAATCGCTTGTCACCAACAATGCCTGCAACCAGGAAGGAGACGAG ATAGTTGCTTGCTGCCGCGAGCTGAAGGTAACTGTGGTGAGAAGCAATCTCGATGGTACTTTGATCAGTCGGAGAATCGGTGCATGCCATTCTATTATACTGGTTGCGgtgggaataaaaataatttcgaatctaGGGACGCATGCGAATCTGATTGCCCGGCTAAAGTTG AGCAAGATACCTGTCTCTTGCCCGCACTTTTGGGAGAATGCCACAACTATACTCAACGATGGTACTACGATTCGTACGAACAGCAATGTAGACAATTCTATTATGGTGGTTGCGGTGGAAACGAAAATAACTTTGTCACCGAACAAGACTGCATTAACAGATGTCAGACTACGATTACTACCCCTGCGCCTGTAAgagaaatcgaatttaaaccag aattctGTTTCCTTCCGGATTCTTATGGTCCATGTTCTAATGAACAAATCAAATGGTTTTATGACAGTAGAGAAGGTATTTGCAAGCAGTTCAGGTATGGGGGCTGTCAAAGCAATGGAAATAACTTCAATAATCGCGAAGAATGCGAATATCGATGTGGAGATGTTCAAG atgcTTGCACTCTGCCCAAAGTTGTTGGTCCCTGTAGCGGTTTTGTCAAACAATACTATTATGATTATCGAGCAGATTCCTGTTACGAATTTGAATACAGTGGTTGTCAGGGTAACAAGAACCGCTTCCAGGATAAGGAATCCTGCGAAAAAAGATGTCAGAAACAAGTTGTTCAAACGGAAACAACGCCAAACATTACTGTCACACTTGCTCCATCACTTGAAACTGTTTCGAAGAGCCCGATTTGTTATACTCCTGTTGATCCTGGTTCTTGCAATAGTGATATCACAGCTTTTTATTACGATTCGCACAATCAGATGTGTCAAGCATTTCTCTATGGCGGTTGTGAAGGAAACGCGAATAGATTCCAAACAGAAGAACAATGTGAACGTCTTTGCGGAAAGTTTTATGGACAAG atacatGTAACTTACCGCCGGATTCTGGTGAATGCCGAGGTTActtccaaaaatattactatgatTCAGTCAACCGCGTATGTCGCGAATTTTCATACAGTGGATGCGAAGGTAATGCGAACAGGTTTAGCTCAATGGCCGAGTGTGAATCTGTTTGCATTCATCACGAGGAACCGGTGCCTCCTGGAAACGATACCAATCTTTTAAGCTTGT CAAGTTGTAAAGAACAAGTTGACAGTGGGTCTTGCACTTCTGGTGCTACCAAACGATTCTTTTTCGACGTTGAAGAACAAACCTGTCGAACGTTCATTTACACTGGATGCGGTGGAAATCGTAACAGATTCAAGACCTTTGAGTCTTGTATTAGTACTTGCCTTAGCA ctaCTAACGAGATCGACGTAGATTCCGGAAAGGATATAAAGGATCCTTGCACCGAAGCACGCGAAGAATGTCAAACCATCCGTTGCCCGTATGGCAAAGAGGCGTTCGTGGACTCTCAGGATTGCGAACGATGTCGTTGTGTTGATCCTTGTAGAACACAAATTTGTCCCGATAACACAAAATGTGCTATTACCTTAGTTGCTACCAAAGATGGTACAGAATACAAAGGAGTATGTAGATCAG TCATGAAACCAGGCCGTTGTCCAAATGTATCGAATAGTACTAGATGCGAACAAGAGTGTCTCACAGATGCAGATTGTTCTGGAGATATGAAATGCTGTAATAATGGCTGTGGTGCTTCTTGTATCGAACCAGCCACCGAAGAAATTATATCGACTTCTCCAAGATCGTTCGTTACTCCACCTGTAGTTGGTGCTGAACCAGCTTCCATCAAGCAACCAGAGGAGCCGAAAGTCAGTGCTCAGGAAGGTAGTTACGTAACATTGAAGTGCATTACTTTAGGAAATCCAAGACCAATGATCACATGGAGAAAAAGCACGACGTTG ATTGCACCTTCAGAAGCCAGACGTCGCATATTACCCGATGGCTctcttcaaattattaatttagatcgATACGATGGTGGAACTTATGTCTGCACAGCTGACAATGGCTTAGGCCCACCGGTAAGAGCAGAATACCAATTGACTGTCACAG AACCGAAAGAACTAGCTGCGGCCATCCTCGGGGAGCCTGATGCACGTGTGACAGTTGCCATAAACTCTCCCATATCTCTGCACTGCTACGCATGGGGTTGGCCCAGACCTTTCGTCACTTGGTGGCGAGGCGAGCGCATGTTGCCACTCGCTTCGGAGATTTACGAACAGGATTCTGAATACACCCTTCTGATTAGAACAGTCACTCTACAGACTCTAGGCGTTTACACCTGTCAAGCATTCAACGCAATTGGTAGAGCTGCATCTTGGTCGATCACATTGCAAGCTATCGGTCCAGTGTACAATATCAAGCCCGAGTTCGaacaatatatgaaatactTGATTGAGGCTCCTAAAAAAGCTGAGAAACCTAGATATCCTTATAGACCCGATAGAACCCAAACTCCAGACTATCGTCAGATTTATGAAGCTAGTAATACGACCAGacagaatattcaaatttctacGGTTAGTCCTATTGGATGGACTACTTCGGAATACGGTAGGAAATTTAGAG TGCCTGTCACAGCCAATATAACGATAGGACAAAATCAGTTCCCAGAGGGTAGTGATGTTAATATCGCTTGCCATGTCGATGGTTATCCGATTGCTCGAGTATCTTGGTATAAGGATAATGAGATAATTCATCCGAACAATCGAATTCAAATTACTg aaatgaacAGACTCGTAATCAGCGATGCGAATCGGGAAGATTCAGGAAGATATCGTTGCGAAGCAAGTAATGATTATTCATCTGCTTCTGCTATGGTGGATATACAAGTTGctg GAATCTTCATTCACCCGAACTGCCAAGATAATTCGTTCTTCGCTAAATGCGATCTGATCGTTAAAGCAAAGTATTGCACACACAAATATTACGCGAAATTCTGCTGTCGATCCTGTACCGAGGCTGGTCAACTTCCATCCAGAGGTCCTCACTTAAATAACTCGAAAAGAAGGCGAAGATACATTCTGAAGAGCCTCATCTAA